A genomic segment from Spinacia oleracea cultivar Varoflay chromosome 3, BTI_SOV_V1, whole genome shotgun sequence encodes:
- the LOC110779762 gene encoding pyruvate kinase isozyme G, chloroplastic: protein MAASSQAILHGSSSVHHTILSHSSSPKSESLSSFKLLPNKLRHHHRNTLSHGVSRRSVAHISAARRSAHLELLPVSPDDDTQVEEQFEYLSGTHLLGEAANGGWSKPIVGRKTKIVCTIGPSTDTREMILKLAEAGMNVARLNMSHGDHTSHKKVIDLVKEYNAQSKDNVIAIMLDTKGPEVRSGDLPQPINLESGQEFTFTIKRGVGTADCVSVNYDDFVNDVEDGDMLLVDGGMMSFLVKSKTEDSVKCEVVDGGELKSRRHLNVRGKSATLPSITEKDWDDIKFGVDNGVDFYAVSFVKDAAVVHELKNYLKSCGADIHVIVKIESADSIPNLHSIITAADGAMVARGDLGAELPIEEVPLLQEEIIRLCRSMGKTVIVATNMLESMIVHPTPTRAEVSDIAIAVREGADSVMLSGETAHGKFPLKAVKVMHTVSLRTEATLVGTIPGAQTSHSLGRVFKNHMSEMFAFHATMMSNTLGTSIVVFTRTGFMAILLSHYRPSGTIFAFTNDKRVQQRLALYQGVCPLHMKFSDDAEETFSKALTLLQKQGMVKEGDEIAIVQSGKQPIWRSPSTHNIQVRKV, encoded by the exons ATGGCGGCGTCTTCTCAAGCAATCCTCCATGGCTCATCCTCCGTCCACCACACCATCCTTTCTCATTCCTCTTCTCCCAAATCTGAATCTCTCAGCTCCTTCAAACTCCTACCTAACAAGCTCCGCCACCACCACCGGAATACTCTTAGTCACGGTGTTTCCCGCCGTAGCGTCGCTCATATCTCCGCCGCCAGGAGGTCTGCTCACCTTGAGCTTCTGCCTGTGTCCCCTGACGATGATACCCAG GTAGAGGAGCAATTTGAATACCTAAGTGGAACCCATCTTCTTGGGGAAGCAGCCAACGGGGGTTGGTCTAAGCCAATTGTTGGTCGCAAAACAAAGATTGTTTGTACCATTGGTCCGTCAACTGATACTCGTGAAATGATATTGAAGCTTGCTGAAGCTGGGATGAATGTAGCTCGATTAAATATGTCCCATGGAGACCATACATCTCATAAGAAAGTCATTGACTTGGTCAAAGAATATAATGCTCAATCCAAGGACAATGTTATTGCCATCATGCTGGATACGAAG GGACCTGAGGTCAGGAGTGGTGATTTACCACAGCCAATCAACTTGGAAAGTGGTCAAGAATTCACTTTCACAATCAAAAGAGGAGTTGGTACAGCAGACTGTGTCAGTGTCAATTATGATGATTTTGTGAATGATGTTGAAGATGGTGATATGCTCCTTGTTGATG GTGGTATGATGTCTTTTTTGGTGAAGTCGAAGACTGAAGATTCTGTGAAGTGTGAAGTTGTTGATGGTGGAGAGCTTAAATCTAGGCGACACCTCAATGTCAGGGGAAAAAGTGCTACATTGCCATCTATTACTG AAAAGGACTGGGATGACATCAAGTTCGGGGTAGACAACGGAGTTGACTTTTATGCTGTCTCTTTTGTCAAAGATGCAGCTGTTGTTCATGAATTGAAGAACTATCTAAAAA GTTGTGGTGCTGATATCCACGTCATTGTCAAAATTGAGAGTGCAGACTCCATTCCGAATTTGCATTCAATTATTACTGCAGCTGATGGG GCTATGGTTGCAAGAGGAGATCTAGGTGCAGAGCTGCCTATTGAGGAAGTTCCTCTTCTACAG GAAGAGATAATAAGGTTGTGCCGCAGCATGGGAAAAACTGTGATTGTAGCAACAAACATGCTAGAAAGTATGATTGTCCACCCAACACCAACACGAGCTGAGGTGTCTGATATTGCTATTGCCGTCAGAGAGGGTGCTGATTCTGTTATGCTTTCTGGGGAAACTGCTCACGGGAA ATTCCCCCTCAAAGCTGTTAAGGTTATGCACACCGTTTCATTGAGAACTGAAGCAACTTTGGTTGGTACTATTCCTGGTGCTCAAACGTCGCACAGTCTTGGTCGAGTCTTCAAG AACCACATGAGTGAAATGTTTGCGTTCCATGCTACCATGATGTCTAATACTCTCGGCACCTCGATTGTAGTCTTCACCAGAACTGGTTTTATGGCCATCTTGCTGAGCCATTATCGGCCTTCTGGAACTATATTTGCATTCACAAATGA TAAGAGAGTACAACAAAGGCTTGCACTGTACCAAGGTGTATGTCCCCTACATATGAAGTTCTCCGATGATGCTGAGGAGACATTTTCAAAGGCTTTAACTCTTCTGCAA AAGCAGGGAATGGTGAAGGAAGGGGATGAAATTGCTATTGTTCAAAGTGGAAAGCAGCCTATATGGCGATCACCATCAACTCACAATATTCAAGTGAGGAAAGTTTAG
- the LOC110779769 gene encoding uncharacterized protein, protein MDGISMPFMWNSFLNACKDSNGVDVGPTQFADTTLHLNSQSTVAVPPYLYDINATNDDASLKNGISLALELGSSCSSVCGKTALTSRVDVAKESPIDICLDLSIDLGNKMACKNMKNSGTGFEARGKENPKVDLELSLSTGGVAAAESDLTSITLTSSSPFQNVTSEFEQLVDEEGSTSSKWKQGPFVPPIDRFNCSTISGVSKQHQKSSVKTCRFPGCQKGARGASGHCISHGGGRRCQRTGCQKGAEGKTPFCKAHGGGRRCEHLGCTKSAEGRTSFCIAHGGGKRCGFHGGCNRAARGKSGLCIRHGGGKRCKVENCTKSAEGVAGLCIAHGGGRRCEFPECTKGAQGGTKLCKAHGGGKRCTFMGCTKGAEGSTSFCKGHGGGKRCSFQENGVACSKSVHGGTLYCVSHGGGKRCAVVECTKSARGRTNFCVRHGGGKRCKFEGCEKSAQGSTDFCKAHGGGKRCLWGQQGSGFGENGGDTDRVCDKFARGKIGLCAAHGAQVEDKRVHGDGTVGLKLKGVDAGNVFQCSNNVGAEESATVWNGFNLQMLPDSASLLGESSNSASLEGRVHGGGLMAMLSQF, encoded by the coding sequence ATGGACGGCATTAGCATGCCTTTCATGTGGAATTCTTTTCTGAACGCGTGCAAAGATTCAAACGGGGTTGATGTTGGCCCGACTCAATTTGCAGACACTACCTTACACCTCAATTCCCAGAGTACCGTGGCCGTGCCTCCTTATCTGTATGATATAAATGCTACTAATGATGATGCGAGTTTGAAGAATGGGATTTCTCTGGCCCTTGAATTGGGTAGTTCATGTAGTTCTGTATGTGGAAAGACTGCCTTAACTTCTCGGGTAGATGTCGCAAAGGAGTCTCCAATCGATATCTGCCTCGATCTCAGCATTGATCTCGGAAATAAAATGGCGTGTAAGAACATGAAAAACTCTGGCACCGGGTTTGAAGCCCGTGGCAAAGAGAACCCTAAAGTTGATCTTGAGTTAAGTTTGTCTACTGGTGGAGTTGCTGCTGCTGAATCTGATCTCACAAGTATTACCCTAACTTCATCATCGCCTTTTCAGAATGTCACATCTGAATTTGAACAACTTGTGGATGAAGAAGGATCAACGTCGTCCAAATGGAAACAAGGACCCTTTGTGCCTCCTATAGACAGGTTTAATTGCAGCACAATTTCAGGTGTGTCAAAACAGCATCAGAAGAGCTCAGTTAAGACTTGCAGGTTTCCGGGTTGTCAGAAAGGAGCAAGAGGTGCTTCGGGTCATTGTATTTCACACGGAGGTGGACGGAGGTGTCAGAGAACGGGTTGTCAAAAAGGAGCAGAAGGAAAAACACCGTTCTGCAAAGCTCACGGTGGTGGCCGTAGGTGTGAACACTTGGGGTGCACCAAAAGTGCCGAAGGGCGGACCAGCTTTTGCATTGCTCATGGTGGAGGAAAGAGGTGTGGCTTTCACGGTGGTTGCAACCGCGCTGCTAGGGGTAAATCCGGCCTCTGCATCCGTCATGGTGGTGGAAAGAGGTGTAAGGTGGAAAACTGCACCAAGAGCGCGGAGGGGGTTGCCGGTCTATGCATAGCTCACGGTGGTGGTCGCCGGTGTGAATTTCCCGAGTGTACTAAAGGCGCTCAGGGGGGAACGAAACTTTGCAAGGCTCACGGTGGAGGAAAACGGTGCACCTTTATGGGATGCACCAAGGGAGCCGAAGGAAGTACATCTTTTTGTAAAGGACATGGTGGCGGGAAACGGTGTTCGTTTCAAGAAAACGGTGTTGCATGCTCCAAGAGTGTACATGGCGGTACGTTGTACTGTGTTTCCCACGGCGGTGGAAAGAGATGTGCGGTCGTTGAATGTACTAAAAGTGCGAGAGGACGGACAAACTTCTGTGTCCGCCATGGCGGAGGAAAGAGGTGTAAGTTCGAAGGATGTGAAAAGAGTGCGCAGGGAAGTACCGACTTCTGTAAAGCGCATGGTGGGGGGAAACGGTGTTTGTGGGGCCAACAAGGTTCTGGATTCGGTGAGAATGGTGGTGATACTGATAGAGTTTGTGATAAGTTTGCAAGGGGTAAGATTGGTCTTTGCGCTGCTCATGGTGCGCAGGTTGAAGATAAGCGAGTTCATGGTGATGGTACCGTGGGTCTGAAGCTGAAAGGGGTTGATGCTGGGAACGTGTTTCAGTGCTCGAATAATGTTGGTGCAGAAGAAAGCGCCACTGTTTGGAATGGTTTCAATTTGCAGATGCTGCCTGATAGCGCGTCCTTGTTGGGTGAATCATCGAATTCAGCGTCCCTTGAAGGACGGGTGCATGGTGGTGGTCTTATGGCTATGCTGAGCCAGTTCTGA